In a single window of the Coffea eugenioides isolate CCC68of chromosome 3, Ceug_1.0, whole genome shotgun sequence genome:
- the LOC113766078 gene encoding uncharacterized protein LOC113766078 produces the protein MAWNEFQLAQGGEQNMTIWQWESRRRAGDGLHRKLAGSSSILMQLWTKSVEEALAIREAMVLAKRMGWRKVELESDCKLVVDKINAREEEVSIATIQLDIWRLMKDFDKCCCSYTRRSNNYVSHYLAKFAITLIDVAEWKLSFPAWLLELAQADLQEQLL, from the exons ATGGCATGGAATGAGTTTCAGCTGGCACAAGGGGGGGAGCAAAACATGACAATTTGGCAGTGGGAGAGCAGGAGAAGGGCAGGAGATGGGTTGCACCGCAAGCTGGCTGGATCAAGCTCAATACTGATGCAGCTTTGGACCAAAAGC GTGGAGGAAGCTCTGGCAATAAGAGAAGCTATGGTATTAGCCAAACGAATGGGATGGAGGAAAGTGGAGCTGGAATCGGACTGTAAGTTAGTAGTGGACAAGATCAATGCAAGGGAGGAGGAAGTCAGCATAGCCACAATTCAGTTGGATATTTGGAGACTGATGAAAGATTTTGATAAATGTTGTTGTTCCTATACTAGAAGGAGCAACAACTATGTAAGTCACTATTTAGCAAAGTTTGCTATAACACTGATTGATGTAGCTGAATGGAAGCTTAGCTTCCCAGCGTGGTTGCTTGAGTTAGCTCAAGCTGATCTACAGGAGCAGTTGCTCTGA